The genomic segment AGGTACCGGTGTAATGGACCCAGGGTCAGCAAGTACACGAAGAAGGCTCCTGAGGGTCTGCGAGGAAGCTCTGATCCCAGGGACCGGGGACAGGGCACACAGCAGGGCTCCCCGAGTGGCTGACACGTGAGGGAGACCTGCCTGGCCGGAACTCTGAGGGGCATCTGGAAAGAAGCTGTGGAGCTGGACTGCAGCCCCAGAGGTGGAAGGAGGGGTGCAGGCAACGaggggccccagggaggggctcAGGGCTCTAAGCGCtccccctaccctgcccccacaTCCTCACCTTCGATTGCTGGGTCAGCGCTCACTGGGCTTCCACGGGCTCCATGGGACAGGGGAGGAGGCCAAGGCCTGCTGGGGTCGGAATGGGCTCAGGACCTGTGGTAGGTGGTGCCACAGCGGGGACCAGGCCTCAGGGCAGTGCACCCAGTAATTCCCATCTCCTGACGCTCTGCCGGCTGCCAGCCCTTCCAAGACAGTCtaagagcacctactgtgtgcaggtgGGTGGGAGTTCTGGGAGATGAACCAGAGCCAGGAGCTTTCAATGAACTTACCAGAAAAttggagagacagggagggaggatggaagggggtcgggggtggggggggtctgcAAAGAGAGGGGCGATGCTCTGCCAGGAGCTGAGGAGATACCTGAAGTGCCCTCCTGGAGCCTCGACTGGGGTGAGGGAGCCCACCTTTGCTGCTGTTttgccagtggggagcaagggccctccccaccccaggagagGACGTGTAGGGGCCccacagagagagacaggtagGGCTGGTCTAGGTCTCCTGTGGTTGAACCTTGGCCAGAATTGTCTTCTTGGCACCAGAGACACAGgtccatggggtgggggtggggcggggtccCAGCAGCATCTGAGAGGcagcagcccacagcccaggaaagCCCCAGCTTTGGGTGGGCATTGTTCAGGTGGGCCACAGGCCCAGCGGGGAGCAAGGCGCCTCAGGGAGTCCAGAGACTAAGTCCTGGCCCTGCCAAGGCCACTCACCCTGGACTACCCTCTCTCTAGGCCCAAGGACAGAGACCCGAGacctccctgggcccctcctgGCAGAGTGCAGAGGGAAGGTTCAAGGGCTCCTCAGGCAGGactagggtgggaggtgggggaggctgaAATAGCCCGGGGATGGCTCCGGTCACAGGTGTCCGTggcagcagggggcagggtggcCTCCAAGCCCCCTGCCTCTGCGGCTGGATGGGGCCTGCTGGGAGGGGCTGCTAGGCGAGAACAGGGCTTTTCACACCTGGTAAGCCGGCACCCAGCGGGGCCTCTGGCCAGTCCTGCCCCCAGCGGGCCATAATGggcacagtgggggtggggacagcaggtgggggaggggagccttaGGGGGGGGCATTAGTTTGGGGGTTCTGACTAGGGCACTTGACTCTTCTTCCTGCTGTGGAATCGAAGGAGGGGGGGTCAGTGAATGTCCTGTCTCTGCCCTGACCTCGCATGGAAGTGGGTGTGGTTAGGGGGTGCAGGGCTATGGCCTCCCCGTGTGCACCCTTAGCAATacccaccccagggcccctgctCAGGCGAGACCTCTATTTGGTGCAAAGAAATCCAGCCGGGGTCGCGGAGAGCACCAGGCGGAGCCCAGGGCTTGCCCCCCTCCGGCCCCCAGGGAGGGGTTCTTCCTTCCCCAGCCTGCCCTCGCGTAGCTTACTGCcttttcccacccttcccccaccctcaggggGTCCGCAGGGTCCCCGTGAAGGAGCCAGGCTCCCGGGAGTGTCTGAGCGGCATGGCTCTCGGAGTGGCTGCTGGGGAGCCGAGGGTGCCGGGCTAGGGCGGCACCCGGGCTGCTccagcagaggcagagaaagggacGGAGACGGGACAGGCAGGGACAAAGTGAAAGAGGCAAAACTGGCTGGAGGCAGGAGCGGGGGATACTCGATCGAGGGGCGGGACGAACAGGTCGTGGGCCGGGcgaggccaggggtgggggccgGGACCCTCCAGGTGGCACTCGCGCCGCTCGTCCCAGccgcctccccttccctcccctcccccagtcctgaTTGGCAGGCGGCCTGCGACCGGCAGCGAGCGCCACAGCGCCCCGGGCGCCCAGGCGAACACGAACGGCCCCCCGCGGGAGTAGGAGGGGGCGCCCGGCTATATATAGCGGCTCGGCCCCGGGCCGGCCCAGCGCGCAGCGAGGCGCGCACCGCTCCGCAGGGTCCCAGCCCCGCCGTGCGTCCCTCTGGCGGGCAGCGCTGCTCCAAGCACCCGGGGTAGATACTGGCGCCTGGGGGCCCCCGTCGCTCGCCTCCCGTTCCTCCCTCGGCCGTGCACTCCTTTCCCCGACCCAGGCCGTGCGCTCCCGCGGGCCACCACACGCGCAGTTCGGTTCCCGGCTGCCCGGGCGCACCGACCGCCTAACGGACGCACGGCCCGAGGGCGGGGATGCCGCGGCCCGGCGCGGCGCTGCTCCCGGCGGTCCTGCTGGCTGTGCTGGCGCCCTGGGCCGGCCGAGGGGGCGCCGCCGCGCCCACCGCACCCAACGGCACGCTAGCAGCCGAGCTGGAGCGCCGCTGGGAGAGTCTGGTGGCGCGTTCGCTGGCGCGCCTGCCGGTGGCAGCGCAGCCCAAGGAGGCCGCCGTCCAGAGCGGCGCCGGCGACTACCTGCTGGGCATCAAGCGGCTGCGGCGGCTCTACTGCAACGTGGGCATCGGCTTCCACCTCCAGGTGCTCCGCGACGGCCGCATCGGCGGCGTACACGCGGACACGAGCGACAGTGAGTGTGGAGGGCCCGGCGGGAAGGGTCGGGGGCGCGGGACAGCGGCCCCCCATTCCTACTCGTCCAACACCGGGCTGACACCTGCTCTCGGACTCTGGGAACAGGGGCGGACCGAGGTTCGGTCTCTCCCGCGCGGGGAAGCAAACACTTTTGGCTTCGGGTGTCCCTACAGGGACCGGCTTTTGCACACCCCGGCAGCCGAGCCCCGCCTCCCCGCCTTCGGAGGCCGCGCTCGGGTGCGGAATTCCAGCGCCTTCGCCCGTGGGCACAGCGTGCGCGGGGAGCCACTGGCCCTCGCAGGGTCCCGGAGGCCGCACTCGCTGGTCTCTGGGGGCCCCTTGGGGACAGCCTGCGCTGGGGAGCCCGGCCCTTTACACCCACCCAGAAATGGGGGGTCCTGGAGACGCGCAGGCGGAGGCGGGGGGCGGCGCAGGCAAAGGGTCCCCTGCCCGGGAGTGACCGGCGCCCTTCCCTCAGGCCTGCTGGAGCTCTCCCCGGTGGAGCGCGGCGTGGTGAGCATCTTCGGTGTGGCCAGTCGGTTTTTCGTGGCCATGAGTAACAAGGGCAAGCTGTACGGATCGGTGAGTACCTCAGGGGCCGCCCCGCACCCAGCTGGAGGGGGGAGGGTGCTCAGGATCCCGACCCTCCAGGCCAACGGAAATGCTGGGCGGGGTCACAGGAGTGGCAGCCGCAGCGACCAGGGCCAGCCTAGACATGGAGTTTGGCCCCAAGACAGAAACAGGGAGGAGTGTGCCATCCCAGAGTGGACAGTGCCTCGACCATCCGAGGGCGCCCCTAGCAGTCCTTCTGTGAGCCCCTGGGCTGTGTCCTTTAAGGCAGACCCAGTGGAGGTGAAATTCTCAGGCTGCCAGGGGCCGGGCAGGTGGCTGGTGCACCCGCTGCTGTGAGCTGGCCAAGTCCCTCTTCTCGCCCTGGGCAGGTCTCGGCACCTGACTTCCCGGGAGAGACCTGTCGGCCCCATGGGATGGAGACAAAGAGGAGCCGCTGACCACTGGCTAACAGAACAGCCGGCCCAACtgtccctctttccttccagccTTTCTTCACCGATGAGTGCAAGTTCAAGGAGATCCTCCTCCCCAACAACTACAACGCCTATGAGTGCTACAGCTACCCTGGCATGTTCATTGCCCTGAGCAAGAACGGGAGGACCAAGAAGGGAAACCGCGTGTCCCCCACCATGAAGGTCACCCACTTCCTCCCCAGGCTGTGACCAGGCGCGCCCCGCCTCCGCCGCGGGGAGGCCCCTGGGAGGCACGTGCCAAGGGCCTCTTGGCGCACTTCCTTCCGATGATGGACAGTTGAATATGAGAGTATGtgtaagatatttaaattaattatttaaatgtgtatatattgcCACCAAATTATTTATGGTTCTGTGGgcgtgttttgtatttttctggtggaaaaaaaaggcaaagaacaacaaaaaaaaagaaaaacaccctgACTTTTCTGCCAAACCAGTGGAGACCCTTCCTCTGGATTCGTTTAACTAGTCAGAACCTCGTCACCAGTGGGCTGCTGCTCTGCGGTGTCGTAAAAACCGGCGACATCAGACCGGGCTGTCAGCTTGCTTTGCACGGCGCAGCAGCCCTGCGTCGGGGACGGCCCTCTCCCGGGGCTCAGGAGGCTCCCGGGCGCGCCCCCTGCTAGCATCCTCCCGCGCCCGCTCCCGTTGCGCCCTGTTGCTATTAATTGGGGCGGATCGGTTTACTTCGGGCACAGGGAGTGCTGCAGTCGAGCCCACCGCTGCCACGGCACTGTTTTTAGATCTGCTGGGACTGACCTTTGCACCGCGCTGCAGTCAATCTGCCTCCATCCCCCCGATGGGAGAGACCTTAGACAACTTTTAAacccctgttttccttttttggatcAGCCACAGCCACGTCCCTGTGGCcactgggggaggtggggggaggcaaaaaaaaaaaatgtggctatTCTGTAAATGCAACGGAAAGGCCTCAGCAGCCCAGTGCAAGGCGGAGGTGCACCAGGTGGGCGTTTGACAGCCGCCACCGAACCCCGAGTGATGAACCTCAATTCCCGACAGCAGGCAGTAGAATCGGTGCCTGTGGAAAAGCACACTTCTGTGTTCTGGAAGCTTTGGGCTCCTACCAGCTATTCCATGTTGGTGGAATGTCCTTGCAACTGTACAAAACCCTTGGTGCCGAGTTTGCGTGGAAGAGGATGCTGCTTCTCTGCTTAAGTGGGTTTAACATCTACCTCGAAAGCCTTTAAACCACTCAGCTGGCGCAACCCACAGACCGCGCCTGCCGGAGGAAGGTTGGCCCTGCCCAGGGGCAGTTTTCCATACGCAGCCAAACAGGGTTGCAGATAGCGTCGGTGCGACCCATCCGAACCTTGTCACGTTTGAGCTATCTTTACCCCATGATTTACTTTTAGTAAGGGTAATCATGGTGAAAATATTTGCGGACAGCTGTTAGAGTGCACTATATGGTCACCAAGTAaccttatatttttctttatatattttacaaatgtcaCCCCTGTCGTTGAGGCAAAGACGGAAGAGGCAGGGTCGGGACGGTTAAAAAAAGTTCCGAGGTGATggcaaacatttaattttaatgaatgacTTTTTAGACTTTGTACAAAAGGACCTTAGCTGGCTACCAGAAATGCTCCCGGCTGTCTGCCGAAGACTGTAATGCGCGCGAGATGTTTCTGAACTGCCTCCCGAATTAACTTTATGGGAGTCTACAGACAGCAAGGCTGGAAAACCCGATTGGcggtttttgtctttcacattcctttttaaaactctttgttCGAATGcaaatctatttaaaatactgTTCGCAAGTCGgggcccagaaggaagaagccACTTGTGAGACTGGACCATACTTCAACTGCTGTTTATGCACTGTaataaaaaatgtgttgttttttttttgttttaaaccacGCCCTGGACTCCAGGAGTGTTTGAGGAGAGGCGGGCGATGCGCAAAGATCTCCTGCTGGTtgtggggaaggggcgggggtgggattTGTGGTCCTTGGGTGCGGAGTGTAGCCACCTAGTCGTAAGCCGCATGGGTCTCAGGCACCTTGAGCTGCTGCACGATGTCCGGTCTCGGAGGCCAATCCGATGTCAGGAATGCAGATGTCTGAGGCGCAGAGTCGGTCACCCGAGACCTCTTGTAGGTATTCGGCCAATCGGGTGTGGAGCGCAGGGGGACCTCGGACACTTCCTAACGTGTTTCTGGTGCCGCGAGGGGGGTGAGGTTTCTGGGCGGGTCCTGCTTTCAGACCAGTTGTACACAGGTGCCGACCGCAGCGCGACACATGTGCCGGGCACACGATATGCCGAGTAAATGGAAAGCATTTATGATGTAAGACAGCCCCAGCGGCCTGGGTGTGAATCGCCGGGGAAAGGGTTGAAAGTGATTAAAACCTGCCTTGAAATGCCCCAGGCATGGCTTCCCGCCCCCTGTCTCCCAATGTCTATTTGAGGCCTTGAGCCCCAcgcggctgggggtgggggagacgaATCTCAGCCAGCTGTGTCCACACAAATGTGGCCTTGAAGACAGGAGCCTGGAGGGGTGTGAGTGTCACAGAGTTTCGGATGACTCTGAATGTTGCGGTTTATTCTCACGATGGGTAATCCGCGCCATTCCCCGACTGGAACTAGCCAGAGCTGGCCCGGGCCTCTGCcctttcctgggggtggggagggactggTCATCGGAAAGCTGACCTGGGCTTCTCTCTCAGGCTCCTGGGCATTCCCCATCCGTGAATCTGGACGTCAATGTTGTGAGCACCTACTGGCCTTTCGCCAGAGGGAAGCAGAGTGAGACCCCACAGGAGAGAGAATCCAGGAAGGGTGGAGATTGTCTGGTGAGAGGCAGCTCGACCAGGGCGGACCCAGAAGGTGCTTGTGAGTGGATTGCAATGGGAAGAAACACCGACCTAATGTGCCTAGACTCTgggtctcccctccccctgcaccctcTAGCCAATCACTTGACGAAAACACCACAAAAAGGCAATTGGGGCTGCAGGGCCCTCCATCCTACCTGTTTCTCCCTCCAAGACtcacctcctccccttctctgtgaCCCCCCACAGTCTGTGGGTGACAAGCCCAGGGGCCGTGCTATAGGTTCAGTCATGGGCCCCCCCGAAGATGTTGGGGTTCTAAGCCCCAGTACCTAGCAAAGAGCGTCCTTAGGGGTGACCGAGTAACGAGGAGGTCGTGGGGTGGGCTCACACAAGGTCCTAGAAAGAGACTGAGGGCGAGCCCAGCGGAAGGAGGGTGCAGGTGGTGCCTCTCTCCACGAGCCCAGGAGCCCCAAGAGCCCCCCAAGCCCCCAGCACCTGGGAGAGACACCTCGATCTTCCACCTCTGGCCCCCGAAACTGAGCGGAGGGATTCCTGCatcgccccccctccccccagcatgTGGCGCTTTGTTCCTGCGGCTGCAGGGACACTCCTGCGGGAGCCATTCATGCTCACTGGGCTGtgtgcgggggaggggcagggggggagACCCTGACTGACACCCAGCCTCGGCCTTTTCTTCTGCCGTCCTCTGGGACGGTGCCCTGCAGTCCCTGTTTGGGTCCGTCTTGGCCAAACACAGAAGGCCTCACCCGGCTCCTGCAGTGAAAACCTTCCGATGCAGACTGGCGAGGTGACCCGGGAGGCTGAGAGGACACCCGTTCGCTTAGGGCCTCCGTGTTGTGTGCCTGCCACGCGCCAGTCCTAAGAGCTCGGCATCCCCAAGTGAGGAAAATGAAGATCCCCGCCCACCCCGGGCCTCCATTatgaggaggagggagcagggcacAGCCCAGCTGGCAGGGTGGACAGTGCCGTAGGAGAAAACGGAAGCAGGATACGGGGGCAGTTGGCCCCTGACCCTGGGCTCACTGGCAGCGGActtttgagcaaagacttgaaagtGCTGAGAAAGGAAACCGAGCAGGGAAAAGCATTCTCAGCATAAGGAACAGCCAATGCAAAGGTGCTGAGCTGAGAGCAGGCCTAGCAGGTGGGAGGAGCCTCCAGGAGACGCCATGTGGGTGGAGTCTCGGGAGGGGGCCAGGAGGAGGTGAGGTCAGAGAGGCCTGATCACGGGGGCCCATCTCAAAGCCCTAGGCTCTGAGCAGAAGAGGGACCTCGAGGGACAAGACTGGGGGTTCAGGCTGTGTCTGTTCGGGGAGGCTTGCTAGCTGCAGCTCCCAGGGCACCTACCGCTCTGCTCTGATTTGttcgcatccgcactcaggcccaggcccactgcctgctagctgtgtgaccttgaacaaaccaggtgacttctctgtgcctcccgCTCCCCAGTGCAGGCCCGGTGCGCCGATGGAGGGCAAGCTGCCTGTGAAGAGTGAGCTGCGG from the Desmodus rotundus isolate HL8 chromosome 5, HLdesRot8A.1, whole genome shotgun sequence genome contains:
- the FGF4 gene encoding fibroblast growth factor 4, with translation MPRPGAALLPAVLLAVLAPWAGRGGAAAPTAPNGTLAAELERRWESLVARSLARLPVAAQPKEAAVQSGAGDYLLGIKRLRRLYCNVGIGFHLQVLRDGRIGGVHADTSDSLLELSPVERGVVSIFGVASRFFVAMSNKGKLYGSPFFTDECKFKEILLPNNYNAYECYSYPGMFIALSKNGRTKKGNRVSPTMKVTHFLPRL